Proteins from a single region of Pseudomonas sp. BSw22131:
- the efeB gene encoding iron uptake transporter deferrochelatase/peroxidase subunit yields the protein MKDLDPSNAPISAQRRRVLMGIGAAGAAIAGSSLSANVLAAPSPAQVTDAPKSEKTQDRNAFHGEHQTGIVNPRPAAGMMVSFDVLAQDREDLERLFRTLNERISFLMTGGAVPQVDPKLPPLDSGILGPVVTPDNLTITVSVGDSLFDERFGLEAVKPKRLQRMVGFPNDALEAECCHGDLSIQLCSNAPDSNIHALRDIVKNLPDLLLVRWKQEGTVPAQAPLKPGQPAESARNFLGFRDGSANPDSNNQKAMNTLVWVQPDSDEPVWAANGSYQAVRIIRNFVERWDRTPLQEQEEIIGRVKPTGAPMDGKAETDVPDFHKDPAGKITKLDAHIRLANPRTAETQRNLILRRPFNYSNGVNKNGQLDMGLLFICYQSDLEKGFITVQTRLNGEPLEEYLKPVGGGYFFTLPGVVDDQDFIGRSLLAASAPKTINA from the coding sequence ATGAAAGACTTAGATCCGTCCAACGCCCCGATTTCCGCTCAGCGCCGCCGTGTACTCATGGGCATCGGCGCAGCGGGCGCTGCCATCGCTGGCAGCAGCCTGAGCGCCAACGTGCTGGCCGCGCCTTCCCCCGCACAAGTGACTGACGCGCCCAAAAGCGAAAAAACCCAGGACCGCAACGCGTTCCATGGCGAGCACCAGACGGGCATCGTCAACCCGCGCCCGGCTGCCGGCATGATGGTGTCGTTCGATGTGCTGGCCCAGGACCGCGAAGACCTGGAGCGGCTTTTCCGAACCCTGAACGAACGCATCAGCTTTTTGATGACAGGTGGCGCCGTGCCGCAAGTCGATCCCAAGTTGCCGCCACTGGACTCCGGGATTCTCGGGCCGGTTGTGACGCCGGACAACCTGACCATTACGGTGTCGGTCGGCGACTCGCTGTTCGACGAACGCTTTGGCCTGGAAGCGGTCAAGCCCAAGCGCCTGCAACGCATGGTCGGTTTCCCCAATGACGCGCTGGAAGCTGAATGCTGCCACGGCGATCTGAGCATTCAGCTCTGCTCGAACGCACCGGACAGCAACATCCACGCCCTGCGCGACATCGTCAAAAACCTCCCGGACCTGTTGCTGGTTCGCTGGAAACAGGAAGGCACCGTGCCGGCCCAGGCACCTTTGAAACCGGGCCAACCGGCCGAGAGCGCGCGTAACTTCCTGGGCTTTCGTGACGGCTCGGCCAACCCCGACTCCAATAATCAGAAAGCCATGAACACGCTGGTCTGGGTCCAGCCAGACAGCGATGAGCCGGTCTGGGCCGCCAACGGCAGCTATCAAGCAGTACGGATCATTCGTAATTTCGTCGAACGCTGGGACCGCACCCCGCTGCAAGAACAGGAGGAGATCATCGGCCGCGTCAAGCCTACCGGCGCACCGATGGACGGCAAAGCCGAGACCGACGTGCCGGACTTCCACAAAGACCCGGCCGGCAAGATCACTAAACTCGACGCGCACATTCGCCTGGCCAATCCGCGCACCGCCGAAACCCAGCGCAACCTGATTCTGCGCCGTCCTTTCAACTACTCGAACGGCGTCAACAAGAACGGCCAGCTGGACATGGGCCTGCTGTTCATCTGCTACCAGTCGGACCTCGAAAAAGGCTTCATCACCGTACAGACCCGCCTCAACGGCGAGCCGCTGGAGGAGTATCTCAAGCCGGTGGGTGGCGGTTATTTCTTTACCTTGCCAGGGGTAGTTGACGACCAGGATTTCATTGGCCGTTCCCTGCTGGCTGCATCAGCTCCCAAAACAATAAATGCCTGA
- the efeO gene encoding iron uptake system protein EfeO, with protein MKKSSIALLLSAGVLQTSMSAFAVTAPLDLVTPVSDYKIYVTENVEKLTTDTQKFTDAIKKGDLATAKKLYAPTRVSYEAIEPIAELFSDLDASIDSRVDDHEKGVDADDFTGFHRLEHALFEKNTTKGQEALADKLLVDVKDLQARIAELTFPPEKVVGGAAALLEEVAATKVSGEEDRYSHTDLYDFQGNVDGAKKIVDLFKPQLEASDKAFVAKVDKNFATVDKILAKYKTKDGGYETYDKVKENDRKALIGPVNTLAEDLSQMRGKLGLN; from the coding sequence ATGAAAAAGTCGTCTATCGCGTTGTTGCTCAGCGCTGGTGTGTTGCAGACCTCGATGTCAGCATTTGCCGTCACCGCCCCACTCGACCTGGTGACTCCAGTGTCGGATTACAAAATCTACGTCACCGAAAACGTCGAAAAGCTGACCACCGATACGCAGAAGTTCACTGACGCAATCAAGAAGGGCGACCTGGCCACGGCCAAGAAGCTGTACGCCCCGACACGTGTCAGCTATGAAGCCATCGAGCCGATTGCCGAGCTGTTCAGCGACCTTGACGCCTCGATCGATTCGCGCGTGGACGACCACGAGAAAGGCGTAGACGCCGATGACTTCACAGGCTTCCATCGCCTGGAGCACGCGCTGTTCGAGAAGAACACCACCAAAGGTCAGGAAGCACTGGCCGACAAACTGCTGGTTGACGTGAAGGACTTGCAGGCGCGCATCGCCGAACTGACCTTCCCGCCTGAGAAAGTCGTCGGCGGCGCTGCTGCATTGCTCGAAGAAGTGGCCGCGACCAAAGTGTCCGGCGAAGAAGACCGTTACAGCCACACCGATCTGTATGACTTCCAGGGCAACGTTGACGGCGCGAAGAAAATCGTCGACCTGTTCAAGCCGCAACTGGAAGCGTCGGACAAGGCGTTCGTCGCCAAGGTCGACAAGAACTTCGCCACCGTGGACAAGATCCTGGCCAAGTACAAAACCAAGGACGGCGGCTACGAGACCTACGACAAAGTCAAAGAAAACGACCGCAAAGCACTGATCGGCCCAGTCAACACACTGGCTGAAGACCTGTCGCAAATGCGCGGCAAGCTCGGCCTGAACTAA
- a CDS encoding molybdopterin-dependent oxidoreductase has product MIEPKKRAIARIKLEPAQQIQLESIQRRNFLRGGLTVGAMAMLTGCNLQDGDQVDKVLWAMSRWNDRVQAWLFSGQKLAPTFTKAQMTTPFPFNAFYAEDDIPEVDLSDYSLAVSGLVRDKAPWTLEGLRKLPQRTDITRLICVEGWSAIGQWGGVPLKTFLEHIGADTTAKFVGFKCADRYYSSLDMPTALHPQTLLALDYGEVALPPEYGYPLRVRVPTKLGFKNPKHIVEIFVSNDYPGGYWEDQGYNWFSGI; this is encoded by the coding sequence ATGATTGAGCCAAAAAAACGCGCCATTGCGCGCATCAAGCTGGAGCCTGCGCAACAGATTCAACTGGAGAGCATCCAGCGCCGAAACTTCCTGCGCGGCGGCCTGACCGTTGGCGCCATGGCGATGCTGACCGGCTGCAACCTGCAGGACGGCGACCAGGTGGACAAGGTGCTGTGGGCAATGTCGCGCTGGAATGACCGGGTCCAGGCCTGGCTGTTCAGCGGGCAAAAACTGGCGCCGACCTTCACCAAGGCGCAGATGACCACGCCGTTCCCGTTCAACGCGTTTTACGCCGAGGACGACATCCCGGAGGTCGATCTTTCCGATTACTCGCTGGCGGTGTCCGGGCTGGTTCGTGACAAAGCGCCCTGGACTCTGGAAGGACTGCGCAAGTTGCCGCAGCGCACCGACATCACGCGTCTGATCTGTGTCGAAGGCTGGAGCGCCATCGGGCAGTGGGGGGGTGTGCCGCTGAAGACATTCCTGGAGCACATCGGCGCTGATACCACGGCAAAGTTCGTCGGTTTCAAATGCGCGGATCGTTACTATTCCAGCCTCGACATGCCCACCGCGCTGCACCCGCAAACGCTGCTGGCGCTGGACTATGGCGAAGTCGCGCTGCCACCCGAATACGGTTATCCGTTGCGGGTTCGGGTGCCGACCAAGCTGGGCTTCAAAAACCCCAAGCACATCGTCGAGATCTTCGTCAGCAACGACTATCCGGGCGGGTATTGGGAGGATCAGGGGTACAACTGGTTCAGCGGGATTTAA
- a CDS encoding cytochrome b/b6 domain-containing protein has protein sequence MKKTRIHPWPVRLTHWLNAFGMTCMFMSGWAIYNASPLFPFRFAPELTVGGWLGGALAWHFAVMWLLFFNGLIYVLYGIFSRHFKRDLLPITAKAVKQDLGDALRFKLVHQKGVYNAVQRLMYWLVLAAGVLIVVSGLAIWKPIQLQELVALLGGYDVARYVHFAAMAAIGAFVVVHLALVLLVPKTLLPMITGGVRPMQTGNPDHD, from the coding sequence ATGAAAAAAACACGCATCCATCCCTGGCCCGTCCGCCTCACGCATTGGCTCAACGCCTTTGGCATGACCTGCATGTTCATGAGCGGCTGGGCGATCTACAACGCATCGCCTTTGTTCCCCTTCCGCTTTGCGCCTGAGTTGACCGTGGGTGGCTGGCTGGGCGGGGCACTGGCCTGGCATTTTGCAGTGATGTGGTTGCTGTTCTTCAACGGCCTTATCTACGTGCTTTACGGCATTTTCAGCCGCCATTTCAAACGCGACTTGCTGCCCATTACCGCCAAAGCGGTGAAACAGGATCTGGGTGACGCGCTGCGCTTCAAACTGGTTCATCAAAAGGGCGTTTATAACGCGGTGCAACGGCTGATGTACTGGCTGGTGCTGGCGGCAGGCGTGCTGATCGTTGTCTCCGGACTGGCGATCTGGAAACCCATTCAACTGCAAGAACTGGTGGCGCTGTTGGGCGGCTATGACGTCGCGCGCTACGTGCATTTCGCTGCCATGGCGGCTATCGGTGCGTTTGTCGTGGTGCATCTAGCGCTGGTGCTGCTGGTGCCCAAAACCCTTTTGCCGATGATCACTGGCGGCGTGCGGCCGATGCAAACCGGGAACCCCGATCATGATTGA
- a CDS encoding heavy metal response regulator transcription factor, which translates to MHILLIEDDTKTGEYLKKGLGESGYKVDWTQHGADGLHMALEARYDLIVLDVMLPGIDGFQIIEVLRARQDVPVLFLTARDQLQDRIRGLELGADDYLVKPFSFTELLLRIRTILRRGVVREADHFHLADLELDLLRRRVTRQQQVIVLTNKEFALLHLFLRREGDVLSRAQIASEVWDMNFDSDTNVVDVAVKRLRSKVDLPYPAKLIHTVRGIGYVCEVRPCGPDAPLP; encoded by the coding sequence ATGCACATCCTGCTGATCGAAGACGACACCAAAACCGGCGAGTACCTGAAAAAGGGTCTTGGCGAATCCGGCTATAAAGTCGACTGGACCCAGCACGGCGCAGACGGTCTGCACATGGCCCTGGAAGCGCGCTATGACCTGATCGTGCTGGACGTGATGCTGCCCGGCATCGACGGCTTCCAGATCATTGAAGTGCTGCGTGCCCGGCAAGATGTGCCGGTGTTGTTCCTCACCGCGCGTGACCAGTTGCAGGACCGCATCCGGGGGCTGGAACTGGGCGCAGACGATTATCTGGTCAAGCCGTTTTCTTTCACCGAATTGCTGTTGCGCATCCGCACCATTCTGCGCCGGGGTGTCGTGCGCGAAGCCGATCACTTCCACCTGGCCGACCTTGAGCTTGACCTGCTGCGCCGTCGCGTCACGCGCCAGCAACAGGTCATCGTGCTGACCAACAAGGAGTTCGCCCTGCTGCATCTGTTTTTACGCCGTGAGGGCGATGTGCTGTCCCGTGCGCAGATCGCCTCTGAGGTGTGGGACATGAATTTCGACAGCGACACCAACGTGGTGGACGTGGCAGTCAAACGGTTGCGCAGCAAGGTCGACCTGCCCTACCCCGCCAAGCTGATTCATACCGTGCGCGGCATCGGTTATGTGTGCGAGGTGCGGCCATGCGGACCCGACGCCCCCCTTCCCTGA
- a CDS encoding heavy metal sensor histidine kinase — protein MRTRRPPSLTLRSTLAFALVAMLTVAGAGLYLYESMKASVMQRSDHAVLARLDHFRKLLHYDLTLDKLQRSPQIFENMLDSEDDIFVIAEPGEAPVINVNPLRAQLPDMPLVKQNVPLSVNDLRSGVSPSGVPLRVASVQTVSDGREVHLIAAHVMVKEMAMLAEFRQRIYLAVALAFLITALLGYVLLRRGLKPLRQMAAHASDITPARLDSRMDSENTPVELQQLSDAYNAMLDRLANGYQRLMQFSADLAHEIRTPVGSLMGHCQVALRQSRSADEYQALLASNLEELERISRMIESILFLARADEAQAVLERQPLSLEDELQRIAGYFEGLAEERHMTLHITGDATLSADPLLLRRALSNLVANAIRYADEGSEILMRVVLAQGQCRIEVENQGPVLTDAALGKLFDRFYRGDASRHQSSDSNGLGLAIVAAIMQLHGGEVSVKQPRPGRICFALVFTHA, from the coding sequence ATGCGGACCCGACGCCCCCCTTCCCTGACACTGCGCTCGACCCTGGCTTTCGCCTTGGTGGCCATGCTCACCGTGGCCGGTGCCGGGCTTTATTTGTACGAGTCGATGAAAGCCTCGGTGATGCAGCGCAGCGATCACGCGGTACTGGCGCGGCTCGACCATTTCCGCAAGTTGCTGCATTACGACCTGACGCTGGACAAGCTACAACGCAGCCCGCAGATCTTCGAAAACATGCTCGACAGCGAAGACGATATTTTTGTCATCGCCGAGCCGGGCGAGGCTCCGGTGATCAACGTCAATCCGTTGCGTGCGCAGTTGCCGGACATGCCGCTGGTCAAGCAAAACGTACCTTTGAGCGTCAATGATTTGCGCAGCGGCGTGTCCCCCTCTGGCGTGCCGTTGCGTGTGGCCAGCGTGCAAACCGTGTCGGACGGGCGCGAGGTGCACCTGATAGCCGCGCACGTGATGGTCAAGGAAATGGCCATGCTGGCGGAGTTTCGTCAGCGCATTTACCTGGCCGTGGCCTTGGCGTTTCTGATCACAGCGCTGCTGGGGTATGTGCTGCTGCGCCGGGGTTTGAAGCCATTGCGGCAAATGGCGGCGCACGCGTCGGACATCACACCGGCCCGCCTCGACAGCCGGATGGACAGCGAAAACACGCCGGTGGAGTTGCAGCAATTGAGCGACGCCTATAACGCGATGCTGGATCGGCTGGCGAACGGGTATCAACGGCTGATGCAGTTTTCGGCCGATCTGGCGCATGAGATCCGCACGCCGGTGGGCTCGCTGATGGGGCATTGTCAGGTCGCCTTGCGCCAGTCTCGCAGCGCGGATGAATATCAGGCGCTGCTGGCCTCGAACCTTGAGGAGCTGGAGCGGATTTCACGGATGATCGAGAGCATTTTGTTCCTCGCCCGTGCCGACGAAGCGCAAGCGGTGCTTGAGCGCCAGCCCTTGTCGCTGGAGGACGAACTGCAACGCATCGCCGGCTATTTCGAAGGCCTGGCCGAAGAACGGCACATGACCTTGCATATTACGGGGGACGCGACCCTCAGCGCCGACCCGCTGTTGCTGCGCCGGGCGCTGAGCAATCTGGTGGCCAACGCCATTCGGTATGCAGACGAAGGCAGCGAAATTCTGATGCGTGTGGTCCTTGCGCAAGGCCAGTGCAGAATCGAAGTTGAAAACCAGGGTCCGGTGCTGACCGATGCGGCGCTTGGCAAGCTGTTCGACCGTTTCTACCGAGGCGATGCCTCGCGTCACCAGAGTTCTGATTCGAACGGTCTGGGCCTGGCGATTGTCGCCGCGATCATGCAATTGCACGGCGGTGAAGTCAGCGTGAAACAGCCCAGACCGGGGCGTATCTGCTTTGCGCTAGTGTTCACGCACGCCTGA
- a CDS encoding polysaccharide lyase family 7 protein: MIDLATWNLSIPVGTPATIIDTPSLLNGYEDGYFRSGSTLFFWAPVTGSKTENAMYPRTKLRETNANGSVKNWAYSQADNFLRAALEVDQVPSTGKIVIGQIHCYGSTEPLIKLECQYKEKLGTGNLVVKFRLTPTSEPEVIQVATGVLLIHSRGGGIGLTRKTLRQQVGSYRGVRTPNICRREFIRAALGLV; the protein is encoded by the coding sequence ATGATCGACCTCGCCACTTGGAATCTGTCCATCCCTGTCGGCACGCCTGCCACCATCATCGACACGCCGTCACTCTTGAACGGTTACGAGGATGGGTATTTTCGGTCAGGCAGCACGTTGTTCTTCTGGGCTCCGGTGACCGGTTCAAAAACCGAAAACGCTATGTATCCACGCACCAAACTGCGCGAAACCAACGCCAACGGGTCGGTCAAAAACTGGGCGTATTCCCAGGCGGATAACTTTTTGCGGGCCGCGCTGGAGGTCGATCAGGTGCCCTCCACGGGCAAGATCGTGATCGGTCAGATTCACTGCTACGGCAGCACTGAGCCGCTGATCAAGCTTGAGTGTCAGTACAAGGAGAAATTGGGCACGGGCAACCTGGTGGTGAAATTTCGCCTTACGCCGACATCAGAGCCCGAGGTCATTCAGGTCGCGACTGGCGTGCTGCTTATTCACTCGCGTGGCGGCGGGATCGGTTTGACGCGGAAAACGCTTCGCCAACAAGTTGGCTCCTACAGAGGCGTGAGGACGCCAAACATCTGTAGGCGCGAATTCATTCGCGCGGCGTTGGGATTGGTTTAA